Proteins found in one Mytilus edulis chromosome 2, xbMytEdul2.2, whole genome shotgun sequence genomic segment:
- the LOC139512602 gene encoding EEIG family member 2-like, translating into MMSFMTKKKRFKFQVDFGLQELSSVPFVSGILYAKVRLIDGGSFLTQSEREEVNNHSVLWKSKFNFQCKITANANTGYLDPCMCRISVRRELKGGKASHKLGFVDINLSEFAGSGKQSRKFLLEGYDTKHRQDNSTVEIMIDMRLVSGDPIYKVPTKPHTVPGDVTAADYPEPHPAGPLDDHSESSSGFGSLTRKEKTTTDNLELEHGPELIKGHSRNDSYASQHSRGSTGYSSQQHSRQSSIGNDNPTHTRSPSAGSALQYDLKRGKVKDDSIKVKLRVDDTRVDAEDLVNELLSSADFGLKDPSESSGLVLIVDKDGTTALR; encoded by the exons ATGATGTCCTTCATGACTAAAAAGAAGCGATTTAAGTTTCAAGTAGATTTCGGTTTACAAGAGTTATCATCAGTACCCTTTGTTAGTGGAATACTGTATGCTAAAGTGCGCTTAATTGATGGAGGAAGCTTTTTAACTCAATCTGAGAG GGAAGAAGTTAACAACCATAGTGTATTATGGAAATCCAAATTTAATTTCCAGTGTAAAATTACAGCCAATGCCAACACAGGGTATTTAGACCCATGTATGTGTAGAATATCTGTTAGAAGG GAACTCAAAGGAGGGAAAGCATCTCATAAATTAGGTTTTGTAGATATAAATCTATCTGAGTTTGCTGGATCAGGGAAACAGTCACGGAAATTCTTGTTGGAAGGTTATGACACCAAACATCGACAAGACAACTCTACTGTGGAAATAATGATAGATATGAGATTGGTATCAGGAGATCCAATATATAAAGT TCCTACAAAACCACACACCGTGCCAGGGGATGTAACTGCAGCAGATTACCCTGAACCACACCCGGCAGGACCTCTAGATGATCATAGTGAATCCTCTAGTGGGTTTGGAAGTCTAACACGCAAAGAAAAGACAACTACAG ACAATTTAGAATTAGAGCATGGTCCAGAACTAATTAAAGGCCATTCTCGGAATGATAGCTATGCAAGTCAGCATTCTCGTGGGTCAACAGGGTATTCCTCACAACAGCATAGTAGACAGTCAAGTATAGGAAATGATAATCCTACACATACTAG AAGTCCCAGTGCTGGTTCAGCTCTACAGTATGATCTCAAGAGGGGAAAG GTAAAGGATGATTCTATTAAAGTAAAGTTGAGAGTTGACGATACCAGGGTAGATGCAGAAGATCTAGTGAATGAACTTCTTAGTTCTGCTGATTTTGGTTTAAAAGATCCAAGTGAAT CTTCAGGGTTAGTACTTATAGTTGACAAAGATGGAACTACAGCACTTCGATAA